From the Thermus brockianus genome, the window TCTCAGAGCCTTAAAGGAGGCCTATCCCGGTGCCCGCACGGAGCTTAAGCACAATAGCCCCTTCCAACTCCTTGTGGCCACGGTCCTTTCCGCCCAGGCCACGGATAGGAGCGTGAACGAGGCCACCCCGGCTCTCTTCGCCCGCTTTCCCGACGCCAAGGCCCTGGCGGAGGCCACGCCCGAGGAGGTGGAGCCCTATATCAGGCGCATCGGGCTCTACAAGACCAAGGCCAAGAACCTGGTGGCCCTGGCGCAGCGGCTCGTGGCGGAGTATGGGGGAGAGGTGCCTAGGAGCAAGGAGGCCCTCATGCGGCTTCCCGGGGTGGGTTGGAAGACGGCCACGGTGGTCCTGGGGGCGGCCTTCGGCGTCCCCGGCATCGCCGTGGACACCCACGTGGCGCGCCTAAGCCGGAGGCTTTGCCTTACGGAAGCCAAGCGCCCGGAGAAGATTGGAAGGGATTTGGAAAGCCTTTTCCCCAAGGAGGACTGGGTCTTCGTCCACCACGCCCTGGTCCTCCACGGCCGCTACGTGTGCACGGCGAGGAGGCCCCGTTGCGGCGCCTGCGTCCTCGCCCCCTACTGTCCAAGCCGGGAGGCTTAGGCTAAGGAGGTCTTCGGTGAAGGGGATTTCCCCCGCATACCGCTTTGTGCTGGCCAGTTTTCTTTGGTCCTTCGGGGCCAACCTGGTTTACTTTTTCCTCAACTTCCACCTCCAGGCCCTGGGCTATACCCGGGCCCACATCGGCTACGCCCAGGCCCTTCTCCTCCTCATGGGGGTGGTGTCCGCCCTGCCCCTCGCCTACCTCATCCCCCGCCTGGGTTACCTCAAAAGCCTCTACTTGGCCTTTTTCCTGGCGGCGGGAAGCGGTCTGCTCCTGGGGCTCGGCCTCTTGGTCTTTCCCGCCCTCGGGGGGTACGGCCTGGCGGGGGCCCTTTTGCAGGGGGCGGCGGCGCCCCTCATGGCGCGGCTCGTGCCCCCGGAAAGGCGGGTGGCCCTTTTCAGCCTGCAGGCGGCCCTCACCACGGCGAGCGGCTTTTTCTCCACCCTGCTCGCTGGCCTCCTGTCCGAGTGGGTGGGGGCCAGGCACGTCCTCCTCTTCGCCCTGCCCTTCTTCCTCCTGGCGGTGCCCTTGGCCCTGGGCTTGCCGGAAGGGGAAGGGAAGACCCCTCGGCTTGGGGGGCGGTTTGGGGTGTGGCTTCGCCTCCTCGTGCCCCAGGTGGTCATCGGCTTTGGGGCGGGGCTCGTCATTCCCTTTTTGAACCTTTACCTGAAGGAGAAGTTCGGCCTCACCTACGGGGCCACGGGGCTCGTCTTCGCCCTCTCCTCCTTGGCCACGGGCGGGGCCATGCTCCTCCAGCCCCTTTTGGTGCATAGGGTGGGGAAGCTTAAGGCCATCGTCCTGGTGCAGGCCCTCTCCCTCCCCTTCCTCGCCCTTTTGGCCTGGGCCCCTTGGCTTCCCGTGGTCACCTTCGCCCTTTTGGTGCGGGGGGCCCTGATGAACGCCGCCGGGCCCGTCTACGCCGCCTTGGTCATGGACTACTTGCCCGAGGAGGAGCGCCCGGGTTTCTTTTTGGTGGAGTCGGCGCTTTGGAGCCTCCTTTTCGCCCTAGGAAGTGCCCTTTCCGGTAAGCTCCAGGCGGCTTTGGGGCTTCCCGCCTTCCACTACCTCTTTGGGGCCACCTTGGCCCTTTACGCCCTGGGCATCGCCCTTTGGCCGTGGGCCTTTGGCCGCCTAAAAGCCCTTTACGAGGCCTAATGCGCTAGACTGGACCCGTGCGCACGAACCTCAGCGTGGAGGAAGCCTTGGCCCTGGTGCTGGCGGAGGCCCGCGGGGAGCTGGGCGTGGAGGAGGTTCCCCTCCGGGAGGCCTACGGCCGGGTCCTGGCGGAAGACCTCGCCTCCCGGGTGGACCACCCGGACCAGGACGACACCGCCGTGGACGGCTACGCCTGCCGGGAGGAGGATACTTGGGGGGCTTCGGGGGATAACCCCGTGCGCCTCCGGGTCATCGGGGAGTCTCCGGCGGGGAGGCCCTTTGCGGGCAGGGTGGGGAAGGGCGAGGCGGTGGCGGTGTACACGGGTGCCCCCATTCCCCCGGGGGCCAACGCCGTGGTGCGGGTGGAGGACACGCGGCGGGAAGGGGAGGATGTCCTCCTCTTCGCCCCAGCGAGCCCCAAGGACATCCGGCCCAAGGGGGATGACCTGAAGCGGGGGGAGGTTTACCTGAGGCGGGGGGATCTCCTCACCCCCGGGAGGCTGGGCCTGGCTGCGGCCATGGGCTACCCACGCCTCAAGGTCTTCCGCCGGCCCCGGGTGGGCATCCTCTCCACGGGGGACGAGGTGGTGGAGCCGGGGGAGCCCTTGCCCTTCGGCGGGGTGTACAACTCCAACGCCTATAGCCTGTTGGGGTTGGTCCTCGAGGCGGGGGGGGAACCCGTCCTCCTGGGCAAGGTGGCGGACCGTCCCGAGGAGGTGCTGGCCCGCCTGGAGGCGGCGGGGCCTTTGGACCTCCTCCTCACCTCGGGCGGGGTTTCCATGGGGGAGTACGACGTGGTGCGGAAGGTCTTGGAAGAGAGGGGCGAGGTGGTCTTCTGGAAGGTGAAGCAGCAGCCCGGAGGGCCTTTGCTCCTCGCCCGGCTAGGGGGCCTTCCCGTCCTAGGCCTTCCGGGAAACCCCGTGTCCAGCATGGTCACCTTCTTCCTCTACGGCAGGCCCTTCCTCTTCCGCCTCCTAGGGCGCACCGACCCCCCTTACCGCCCCCTCAAGGCCCGGGCCCTTACCCCCTTCAAGGGGGCCAAGGGCAAGAAGGTCTTCCGCCGGGGGGTGCTTTCCTTTGAGGAGGAGCTCGTGGTGCGCACCACGGGCAACCAAAGCAGCGGCGTCCTCCGCTCCATGGCCTTCGGCAACGCCCTCGTGGTCCTTCCCCCGGACCGGGACGCCCGGGAGGGGGAGGTGGTGGAGGTCATCCCCTTGACATTCGTGCTCTAGTTCACTAAACTTGAAAGGTTTACGGGCTTTACCCCTCCTTTTCGGGCGCGGGTGGGGCCCGGGAAGCGAGCGAGAATGGAGTTCAAAGATTTTCCCCTAAAGGAAGAGATCAAGGAAGC encodes:
- the nth gene encoding endonuclease III encodes the protein MGCPREGLKERKARALAVLRALKEAYPGARTELKHNSPFQLLVATVLSAQATDRSVNEATPALFARFPDAKALAEATPEEVEPYIRRIGLYKTKAKNLVALAQRLVAEYGGEVPRSKEALMRLPGVGWKTATVVLGAAFGVPGIAVDTHVARLSRRLCLTEAKRPEKIGRDLESLFPKEDWVFVHHALVLHGRYVCTARRPRCGACVLAPYCPSREA
- a CDS encoding MFS transporter gives rise to the protein MKGISPAYRFVLASFLWSFGANLVYFFLNFHLQALGYTRAHIGYAQALLLLMGVVSALPLAYLIPRLGYLKSLYLAFFLAAGSGLLLGLGLLVFPALGGYGLAGALLQGAAAPLMARLVPPERRVALFSLQAALTTASGFFSTLLAGLLSEWVGARHVLLFALPFFLLAVPLALGLPEGEGKTPRLGGRFGVWLRLLVPQVVIGFGAGLVIPFLNLYLKEKFGLTYGATGLVFALSSLATGGAMLLQPLLVHRVGKLKAIVLVQALSLPFLALLAWAPWLPVVTFALLVRGALMNAAGPVYAALVMDYLPEEERPGFFLVESALWSLLFALGSALSGKLQAALGLPAFHYLFGATLALYALGIALWPWAFGRLKALYEA
- the glp gene encoding gephyrin-like molybdotransferase Glp: MRTNLSVEEALALVLAEARGELGVEEVPLREAYGRVLAEDLASRVDHPDQDDTAVDGYACREEDTWGASGDNPVRLRVIGESPAGRPFAGRVGKGEAVAVYTGAPIPPGANAVVRVEDTRREGEDVLLFAPASPKDIRPKGDDLKRGEVYLRRGDLLTPGRLGLAAAMGYPRLKVFRRPRVGILSTGDEVVEPGEPLPFGGVYNSNAYSLLGLVLEAGGEPVLLGKVADRPEEVLARLEAAGPLDLLLTSGGVSMGEYDVVRKVLEERGEVVFWKVKQQPGGPLLLARLGGLPVLGLPGNPVSSMVTFFLYGRPFLFRLLGRTDPPYRPLKARALTPFKGAKGKKVFRRGVLSFEEELVVRTTGNQSSGVLRSMAFGNALVVLPPDRDAREGEVVEVIPLTFVL